The Nocardia sp. BMG111209 genome includes a window with the following:
- a CDS encoding ARPP-1 family domain-containing protein, with the protein MTVTTTLTALVPTGPDLTGYRIGEPQRAGALTVLPIHGPQRPGIVPPRSGLKLHQVVGYGSVELHNGAAAGVAIVPLHIGYIQEGAQNHALCSAALLAAGQTRRFPDACCVQAAQGGYLEGRDQWFFVLPWELRAAALRLRGQEGYSKLWSDISALNREYGLAARGHLEQIISRRRAVLTQFRSRLELLPGQLGALFFVGDEFAGLEIAPDPAYFAEVWMPLVCFAYGVAAWRAEPRPGKPEPFEVTDLAGLRAELERERTDHREKLLAALPSATGAQTAEEERYLDLRLHTVTGGGLAGQFVAEHDRLVYASLFAAREPVAAG; encoded by the coding sequence GTGACCGTCACGACCACACTGACCGCGCTGGTACCCACCGGCCCCGACCTCACCGGCTATCGGATCGGCGAGCCCCAGCGGGCCGGTGCGCTGACCGTGCTGCCGATCCACGGACCGCAGCGGCCCGGCATCGTGCCGCCGCGGTCCGGACTGAAGTTGCACCAGGTCGTCGGCTACGGCTCGGTCGAACTGCACAACGGCGCAGCCGCCGGGGTGGCGATCGTCCCGCTGCACATCGGCTACATCCAGGAGGGCGCGCAGAATCACGCGCTGTGCTCGGCGGCGCTGCTGGCCGCCGGGCAGACCCGCCGCTTCCCGGACGCCTGCTGCGTGCAGGCGGCCCAGGGCGGCTATCTGGAGGGCCGCGACCAGTGGTTCTTCGTACTGCCCTGGGAGTTGCGCGCCGCGGCGCTGCGGCTGCGCGGGCAGGAGGGCTACTCGAAGCTGTGGTCGGATATCAGCGCGCTCAACCGCGAGTACGGGCTCGCCGCCCGTGGGCATCTGGAGCAGATCATCAGCCGCCGGCGGGCGGTGCTGACCCAGTTCCGCAGCCGGCTCGAGCTGCTGCCGGGGCAGCTCGGGGCGCTGTTCTTCGTCGGCGACGAGTTCGCCGGCCTCGAAATCGCCCCGGATCCGGCCTATTTCGCCGAGGTGTGGATGCCGCTGGTGTGCTTCGCCTACGGTGTCGCGGCCTGGCGGGCCGAGCCCCGACCGGGCAAGCCCGAGCCCTTCGAGGTCACCGATCTCGCGGGCCTGCGCGCGGAGCTCGAGCGGGAGCGGACCGACCATCGCGAAAAGCTGCTGGCGGCGCTGCCGAGCGCGACCGGTGCGCAGACGGCCGAGGAGGAGCGCTATCTCGACCTGCGCCTGCACACGGTGACCGGCGGCGGCCTGGCGGGGCAGTTCGTCGCCGAGCACGACCGGCTGGTGTACGCGTCGCTGTTCGCCGCGCGCGAGCCGGTGGCCGCCGGATAA
- a CDS encoding DUF742 domain-containing protein: protein MTTNERFGWFDPDRPGASPDADGDSDDDFVRPFVVTGGRTTPVIDGLRIETIVQAPPAALSAPLQLEQRTVVQLCQEPTSIAEIGAALHIPLGLAKVIVSDLAVGGYLAVRESADLSVSAIERIRDLVRAL from the coding sequence GTGACCACCAACGAGAGATTCGGATGGTTCGATCCCGATCGCCCGGGAGCCTCCCCCGACGCGGACGGTGACAGCGACGACGATTTCGTCCGGCCCTTCGTCGTCACCGGCGGCCGCACCACCCCGGTGATCGACGGCCTGCGGATCGAGACGATCGTGCAGGCGCCGCCGGCGGCCCTGTCCGCACCACTGCAATTGGAACAACGCACCGTCGTCCAGCTCTGCCAGGAACCGACGTCCATCGCCGAAATCGGTGCCGCACTGCATATTCCGCTCGGCCTCGCGAAGGTGATCGTGAGCGATCTCGCCGTCGGCGGTTATCTGGCCGTGCGCGAGTCGGCGGACCTGTCCGTCTCCGCCATCGAGAGGATCCGGGATCTTGTTCGGGCGCTCTGA
- a CDS encoding helix-turn-helix transcriptional regulator, producing MSGGTEQRRAALRDFLRSRRARLTPDVVGIASAGQRRTPGLRREEVAQLAGVGVSWYTWLEQGRDITVSAEVLDAVAAALRLNPAERAHLYLLAGLNPPAPNLLGAGEVTDEVRRMLDAWSPRPAVLRDRYWNVLGYNDSAREVFGFGGAGHNCLVTFFTDPRYRAMPVVWAEAAAGVVAAYRADAAQAPGDPEFRRVVDDLVASSPEFAELWQHHDVGTPVQAVNALRHPEFGELFFDTTTLIVADHPEWSVVLYNPR from the coding sequence ATGAGCGGTGGAACCGAGCAACGTCGTGCCGCGCTGCGAGACTTCCTGCGCAGCCGCCGGGCACGGCTCACGCCGGACGTCGTCGGTATCGCCTCCGCCGGGCAGCGGCGGACACCCGGACTGCGCCGGGAGGAGGTGGCGCAGCTCGCCGGGGTCGGAGTGTCCTGGTACACGTGGCTCGAGCAGGGCCGCGACATCACGGTGTCCGCCGAGGTTCTCGATGCCGTCGCGGCCGCCCTGCGGTTGAACCCGGCGGAACGCGCACACCTGTACCTGCTGGCCGGGCTGAATCCGCCCGCTCCGAATCTGCTCGGCGCGGGCGAGGTGACGGACGAGGTTCGGCGGATGCTGGACGCGTGGAGTCCGCGGCCCGCGGTGCTGCGCGACCGGTATTGGAATGTGCTGGGCTACAACGACTCTGCGCGAGAAGTGTTCGGGTTCGGCGGCGCCGGACACAACTGCCTGGTCACCTTCTTCACCGATCCTCGATACCGGGCGATGCCGGTGGTGTGGGCCGAGGCGGCTGCGGGTGTGGTGGCTGCCTATCGGGCCGATGCCGCGCAGGCACCCGGCGATCCCGAATTCCGGCGCGTGGTGGACGATCTCGTCGCATCGAGCCCCGAGTTCGCCGAACTGTGGCAGCACCACGACGTCGGAACTCCGGTGCAAGCGGTGAATGCGTTGCGTCATCCCGAGTTCGGCGAGCTGTTCTTCGACACGACCACACTGATCGTCGCGGATCATCCGGAGTGGTCCGTCGTGCTCTACAACCCGCGATAG
- a CDS encoding alpha/beta fold hydrolase: protein MSPSPERPEALRSLTVSADDGVLLHVGVAGFGPDVVVLSGGPGCVHYLEDERLGPTGMRSWFPEPRGVGRSGGGPHDLELAITDLEAVRRAVGVERWVVLGHSWGSDLAVRYALDHPDRVRSVVGIAGHGLHKDREWSEIYHSRQHLEADPGIVWEPDVHAALNASFVAWIHEPDLFRRLADSEVWVDLVTELCRGEGEAPYTERC from the coding sequence ATGTCTCCCTCGCCCGAGCGGCCGGAAGCGTTGCGGTCGCTGACTGTTTCGGCCGACGACGGGGTTCTGCTGCATGTCGGGGTCGCCGGATTCGGCCCGGATGTCGTGGTGTTGTCCGGTGGGCCCGGGTGTGTGCACTATCTCGAGGACGAGCGGCTCGGGCCGACGGGAATGCGGAGCTGGTTCCCCGAGCCCCGGGGTGTCGGGCGGTCCGGGGGCGGGCCGCACGATCTCGAGCTCGCGATCACCGATCTCGAGGCGGTTCGACGCGCTGTGGGGGTCGAGCGATGGGTGGTGCTCGGGCACTCGTGGGGGTCGGATCTCGCGGTGCGTTATGCGCTCGACCATCCGGACCGGGTGCGATCGGTCGTAGGTATCGCCGGGCACGGTCTGCACAAGGATCGCGAGTGGTCCGAGATCTATCACTCCCGGCAGCATCTGGAGGCCGATCCCGGGATCGTGTGGGAGCCGGATGTTCACGCCGCGCTGAATGCGTCGTTCGTGGCATGGATTCACGAGCCGGACCTGTTCCGGCGGCTGGCCGATTCCGAGGTCTGGGTGGATCTGGTCACCGAGCTGTGCCGGGGTGAGGGCGAAGCACCGTATACCGAGCGTTGCTAG
- a CDS encoding helix-turn-helix domain-containing protein has product MRSVVAIPGVAAEVQVAVPAWGSRPAGIGMAGFRGRADHAVEMRMVPYPALTIFIDFGSAGLILDAGGESRRGSAVVGLAPGTLRAECGREADCLQIRLSPVVAHTMLGDGADSSGAVLSLEDLWGREAGRIQERLHATRSWDERFALAAEALARRSATGRAVDPEIGFVWQRMVANRGRVRVERLADEVGWSRKRLWARFGAQIGLSPKRAAKLIRFDHVAHRLAAGHSVASVAVESGFADQSHLHRDAMSFAGLTPAGVAGAPWLAVDGVAWSPAMPRSARRRVES; this is encoded by the coding sequence ATGCGATCGGTGGTGGCGATTCCCGGGGTTGCGGCCGAGGTTCAGGTTGCGGTGCCCGCGTGGGGGAGTCGGCCGGCCGGTATCGGCATGGCGGGGTTTCGCGGTCGGGCGGATCATGCGGTGGAGATGCGGATGGTGCCCTATCCGGCGCTCACCATCTTCATCGACTTCGGTTCCGCCGGACTGATTCTCGATGCCGGGGGTGAAAGTCGGCGGGGGAGTGCCGTGGTCGGGCTGGCTCCGGGCACGCTGCGTGCGGAGTGCGGGCGGGAGGCCGACTGTTTGCAGATTCGGCTGTCGCCGGTGGTGGCGCACACGATGTTGGGGGACGGTGCGGATTCCTCGGGGGCGGTGCTGTCGCTCGAGGATCTGTGGGGGCGTGAGGCCGGGCGCATTCAGGAGCGGTTGCACGCTACGAGGTCGTGGGACGAGCGGTTCGCGCTTGCGGCGGAGGCGCTTGCGCGGCGGTCCGCGACGGGGCGGGCGGTGGATCCGGAGATCGGATTCGTATGGCAGCGGATGGTGGCGAATCGGGGGCGGGTCCGGGTCGAGCGGTTGGCGGACGAGGTGGGTTGGAGCCGGAAACGGTTGTGGGCCAGGTTCGGTGCGCAGATCGGGCTCAGCCCGAAGCGCGCGGCGAAGCTGATCAGATTCGATCATGTGGCGCATCGGCTCGCCGCTGGGCACAGTGTTGCCTCGGTGGCTGTGGAAAGTGGTTTCGCCGATCAGTCCCATTTGCATCGGGATGCGATGTCCTTTGCCGGGTTGACACCGGCGGGGGTCGCGGGGGCGCCGTGGTTGGCGGTCGACGGTGTTGCTTGGTCTCCTGCGATGCCGCGTTCTGCTCGGCGGCGTGTGGAGTCGTGA
- a CDS encoding nitrate- and nitrite sensing domain-containing protein translates to MFLADFRALLLATGRSEEWQVVRLRQEQPAVEFDSESAPKPIRRKLPRVAASLVLRPRTIGGQLTRILVFALALVLILVGITVHRAYSDYREADATRRAVSLALNVQDLTDQIQRELGLSNGLLGGDTGLQQPLTVQRRNVDSTLTAVEGGVDSDAPGADQVRSALGQLNMLGSTRTQIDTRRISRPVALQFYNDAVGALNHLTLGLDQANDPRLQRGLQAFYALGAIKDQFDRERGFLNGVFVVGHFSGGEYGQFMEIRAAKQEALQAFSRYAGKDRQADLDAVMRGDDAAASDQSESAALASGDGPLVRLVDPAAWWTHTTAVIDGQRAVQKAVGADIRSRADELRAAAETNLILFSVGAVIAIIAMIALVIASVRALVRPLAKLAAVADEVASRRLPNVIEEWNRAVDTAPEPPEPVRTPTGSSAEIAAVAGALDRVQGTAFELASQQALLRRNTIESMGNLARRNQNLVRRQLALISEFEREELDPKALSNLFELDHLATRMRRNAESLLVLVGESSPRRLTRPISLIDVIRAGMSEVDDYRRVVLRRVEDVLIAGAVASELSHMLAELIENGLAFSPPDLEVEIYARPAPQGGYLVAVVDHGIGMTTEQLAQSNAKLRGEQDFIVAPTRYLGHYVVGRLAQRLGIDVELTTSPVSGVVARLTLPPAVLVSHQDQEHATVQALAPGTVVQPTWGSDTEVRGALSAGRSVATAPAVADTAPRRIPEPQVAGAGPTTTRNGLVKRTKRIGDNATATAPQARPAAGLAPRPDPGPVTQRWAPEETRDLLSSFRAGHQRGAAAGTPPLPDPYGAPTFADDPARPPRS, encoded by the coding sequence ATGTTTCTCGCAGACTTCCGTGCGCTGCTGCTGGCCACGGGCCGTTCGGAGGAGTGGCAGGTAGTGCGCCTACGGCAGGAACAGCCCGCGGTCGAATTCGATTCGGAGTCAGCACCGAAACCCATCCGGCGGAAATTGCCCCGCGTCGCGGCGAGCCTCGTTTTGCGTCCCCGCACCATCGGCGGCCAGCTGACCCGCATCCTGGTGTTCGCGCTGGCCCTGGTGCTGATATTGGTGGGTATCACCGTGCATCGCGCGTACTCGGACTATCGGGAGGCCGACGCCACCCGCCGAGCGGTGTCGCTGGCACTGAACGTCCAGGATCTGACCGACCAGATCCAGCGCGAACTCGGCCTCAGCAACGGACTGCTCGGTGGCGACACCGGCCTGCAGCAACCGCTGACGGTCCAGCGCCGCAACGTCGACAGCACCCTCACCGCCGTCGAGGGCGGGGTCGACTCGGACGCACCCGGCGCCGATCAGGTCCGGTCCGCGCTCGGCCAGCTGAACATGCTGGGCAGCACCCGCACCCAGATCGATACCCGACGGATCAGCAGACCCGTTGCGCTGCAGTTCTACAACGACGCAGTCGGCGCGCTGAACCACCTCACACTGGGTCTCGACCAGGCGAACGACCCTCGGCTGCAACGCGGACTGCAGGCGTTCTACGCGCTCGGCGCGATCAAGGATCAGTTCGACCGGGAACGCGGCTTCCTCAACGGCGTTTTCGTGGTCGGGCACTTCTCCGGCGGCGAATACGGCCAGTTCATGGAGATCCGTGCCGCCAAACAGGAAGCGCTGCAAGCATTCTCGCGCTACGCCGGTAAGGACCGGCAGGCCGATCTGGACGCGGTGATGCGCGGTGACGACGCCGCCGCGAGCGATCAGTCCGAGAGCGCCGCGCTGGCCTCGGGCGACGGCCCGCTGGTGCGGCTGGTCGACCCGGCGGCCTGGTGGACGCACACGACCGCCGTGATCGACGGGCAGCGCGCCGTGCAGAAGGCGGTCGGCGCCGACATCCGCAGCCGCGCCGACGAATTGCGCGCGGCCGCGGAGACCAACCTGATCCTCTTCTCGGTGGGCGCGGTGATCGCGATCATCGCCATGATCGCGCTGGTGATCGCCTCCGTGCGTGCCCTGGTCCGGCCGCTGGCGAAACTGGCCGCGGTGGCCGACGAGGTGGCGTCGCGGCGGTTGCCGAACGTCATCGAGGAATGGAACCGGGCCGTGGACACCGCGCCGGAACCGCCCGAGCCGGTGCGGACCCCGACCGGATCCAGCGCCGAGATCGCCGCGGTCGCCGGCGCGCTGGATCGGGTGCAGGGCACCGCCTTCGAACTCGCCTCGCAGCAGGCGCTGTTGCGGCGCAACACGATCGAGTCGATGGGCAACCTGGCCCGCCGCAACCAGAACCTGGTCCGCCGCCAGCTCGCGCTGATCAGCGAATTCGAGCGCGAGGAACTCGATCCCAAGGCGCTGTCCAATCTGTTCGAACTCGATCACCTCGCCACCCGCATGCGCCGCAACGCCGAGAGCCTGCTGGTGCTCGTCGGCGAGAGCAGCCCGCGCCGGCTCACCCGGCCGATCAGCCTGATCGACGTGATCCGCGCGGGCATGTCGGAGGTGGACGACTACCGGCGGGTGGTGCTGCGCCGGGTGGAGGATGTGCTGATCGCGGGCGCGGTCGCCAGCGAACTGTCGCACATGCTCGCCGAATTGATCGAGAACGGGCTCGCCTTCTCGCCGCCGGATCTCGAGGTCGAGATCTACGCCCGGCCGGCGCCGCAGGGTGGCTATCTGGTCGCGGTCGTCGATCACGGAATCGGCATGACCACCGAACAACTCGCGCAGTCGAACGCCAAACTCCGTGGCGAGCAGGACTTCATCGTCGCGCCCACCCGCTACCTCGGGCACTACGTGGTCGGCCGGCTGGCGCAGCGCCTCGGCATCGACGTCGAACTCACCACCTCACCGGTCAGCGGTGTGGTCGCGCGGCTCACGCTGCCACCGGCCGTGCTGGTCTCGCATCAGGATCAGGAGCACGCGACGGTTCAGGCGCTGGCGCCGGGCACGGTTGTCCAGCCGACCTGGGGCTCGGACACCGAGGTCCGGGGCGCGCTGTCGGCGGGCCGCAGTGTCGCCACGGCCCCCGCGGTCGCCGACACGGCCCCGCGCCGGATCCCGGAGCCGCAGGTGGCGGGTGCCGGCCCGACCACCACTCGCAACGGATTGGTCAAGCGCACCAAGCGAATCGGCGACAACGCCACGGCGACGGCACCGCAGGCGCGGCCGGCCGCCGGGCTCGCCCCGCGCCCGGATCCCGGTCCGGTCACGCAACGCTGGGCACCGGAGGAGACGCGAGATCTGCTGTCCTCCTTCCGCGCCGGCCATCAGCGCGGCGCCGCCGCGGGCACGCCGCCACTGCCGGATCCCTACGGCGCACCCACGTTCGCAGACGATCCGGCCCGGCCGCCGCGTTCGTGA
- a CDS encoding peroxiredoxin-like family protein translates to MPLLSTVPTRTLTTVTGAEVPVPDAERLIHLQFRRFAGCPVCHLHLRSIVNRRSEIEAAGIREVVVFHSSAAELRKHATEVPLDLVADPQRRLYREFGVESGPRALLDPRSWPAIVRGVARTLREARRSGAAVPPLRPEGGRFGLPADFLIAPDGRVLASKHGVHADDQWSVDELLAEVRAG, encoded by the coding sequence ATGCCACTGCTGTCCACCGTGCCCACCCGGACGCTGACCACCGTCACCGGCGCCGAGGTGCCCGTCCCCGACGCCGAGCGCCTGATCCATCTCCAGTTCCGCCGCTTCGCCGGCTGCCCGGTCTGCCATCTGCATCTGCGGTCGATCGTCAACCGGCGCAGCGAGATCGAGGCGGCAGGCATCCGCGAGGTCGTCGTATTCCACTCCAGCGCAGCGGAATTGCGCAAACACGCCACCGAGGTCCCATTGGACCTCGTCGCCGATCCGCAGCGGCGGCTGTATCGGGAATTCGGCGTCGAATCCGGCCCGCGCGCGCTGCTGGATCCACGCAGCTGGCCGGCGATCGTCCGAGGTGTCGCACGTACGCTGCGCGAGGCGCGGCGCAGCGGGGCCGCCGTGCCGCCGCTGCGGCCGGAGGGTGGCCGATTCGGGCTGCCGGCCGATTTCCTGATCGCGCCGGACGGCCGGGTACTGGCCTCGAAACACGGCGTTCACGCCGATGACCAGTGGTCGGTCGACGAGTTGCTCGCCGAGGTCCGGGCGGGTTGA
- a CDS encoding TetR/AcrR family transcriptional regulator C-terminal domain-containing protein has translation MPRPRSLTTADLAAAALAVIDRDGLPALTMRAVAGELRMATMALYRYVPDREQLERLVVDRIVTPVDVTPPPVADWRERAWVLLDRVRAEVSAHPEAVPLVLRYRQSSPAVLRWMEAMLTVLTEAGFTGRERVIAQRTIVGYLLGFLQNAHYASIAGAGTAVLAQLPADEFPLLSQTAATARTLSADEEFRGGAEVVLRGLGDPGR, from the coding sequence GTGCCCCGCCCCCGGTCGCTGACCACCGCAGATCTGGCCGCGGCCGCCCTCGCGGTGATCGACCGCGACGGGCTGCCGGCGCTGACGATGCGGGCCGTCGCGGGCGAACTACGGATGGCGACGATGGCGCTGTACCGCTATGTCCCGGACCGGGAACAACTGGAACGACTGGTCGTCGACCGGATCGTGACCCCGGTGGACGTCACGCCGCCGCCGGTCGCGGACTGGCGGGAGCGGGCCTGGGTGCTGCTCGACCGCGTGCGGGCGGAGGTGTCGGCGCATCCCGAGGCGGTGCCGCTGGTGCTGCGCTACCGGCAGTCGTCGCCGGCGGTGCTGCGCTGGATGGAGGCGATGCTGACGGTGCTGACCGAGGCCGGCTTCACCGGCCGGGAACGGGTGATCGCCCAGCGCACGATCGTCGGATACCTGCTCGGCTTCCTGCAGAACGCGCACTACGCCTCGATCGCCGGCGCCGGAACCGCCGTGCTGGCACAGCTTCCGGCGGACGAGTTCCCGCTGCTGTCGCAGACCGCGGCGACGGCCCGGACGTTGTCGGCCGACGAGGAGTTCCGCGGCGGCGCCGAGGTCGTCCTGCGCGGGCTCGGCGATCCGGGCCGGTGA
- a CDS encoding vWA domain-containing protein, translating into MRTVELLHHFSTHATPLGLPRGGEVSWDDAEFHRAAWAADPEGYLLTALVPGARPQQRARALLQALAASWAGVADGSRVTLEKATRAILFDLPPATVLTVLLALRRLRANHKHTTRAVLTFVLDHPQAPTLIDARRPTLVDCFEHALGKATARGCARRIAEGDTDSEYLRRNLLRFGADPEQTRARVTALYGPGVPGVPVPRTGVAPLDPEREREPVITSTNRGDVAATLVHLYRGGPEAELRPALGRYLAEVTRGLPPMPGSIALVADTSESMRGYGDREWALLSQAVALRLVLAEVCPRLSVVEIGAGPEPTDLAGGLLDALATGPELVVLVTDGYENRLSGDLARVVATLPRLGIDTPIVLCRSMFTGRDDLTLRNPAPALPCLDFWHQDDFAGLLPRLFAHCADGRDWIHAAVRHRLDHRLEGVRP; encoded by the coding sequence ATGCGTACCGTCGAGTTGCTGCACCACTTCAGCACCCACGCGACGCCCCTGGGTCTGCCGCGGGGCGGCGAGGTGTCGTGGGACGACGCGGAGTTCCATCGCGCGGCCTGGGCCGCGGACCCCGAGGGGTATCTGCTGACCGCGCTCGTGCCGGGTGCCCGGCCGCAGCAGCGTGCCCGAGCGCTGTTGCAGGCGCTGGCGGCCTCGTGGGCGGGGGTCGCCGACGGGAGCCGGGTCACGCTCGAGAAGGCCACCCGCGCAATACTTTTCGATCTCCCACCAGCGACGGTGCTCACCGTCCTGCTGGCGCTGCGCCGGCTGCGGGCCAACCACAAGCACACCACGCGGGCCGTGCTCACGTTCGTGCTCGACCATCCGCAGGCGCCGACGCTGATCGACGCCCGGCGGCCGACCCTGGTCGACTGCTTCGAGCATGCACTGGGTAAGGCCACCGCGCGCGGCTGTGCGCGGCGAATCGCCGAGGGCGACACCGATTCCGAGTATCTGCGGCGAAACCTGTTGCGGTTCGGGGCCGATCCCGAGCAGACGCGGGCGCGGGTCACCGCACTGTACGGGCCGGGTGTGCCCGGCGTACCCGTGCCGCGCACGGGTGTCGCGCCGCTGGATCCGGAGCGCGAGCGGGAGCCGGTGATCACCTCGACCAATCGCGGTGATGTCGCGGCGACGCTGGTGCATCTGTATCGCGGCGGACCGGAGGCGGAGTTGCGGCCGGCCCTGGGCCGATACCTCGCCGAGGTCACCCGTGGGCTGCCGCCGATGCCGGGAAGTATTGCGCTGGTTGCCGATACGTCCGAGTCGATGCGCGGTTACGGCGATCGCGAGTGGGCGCTGCTGTCGCAGGCGGTGGCGCTGCGGCTGGTACTCGCCGAGGTCTGCCCGCGGCTGTCCGTCGTCGAGATCGGCGCCGGGCCGGAGCCGACCGATCTGGCCGGTGGGCTGCTCGACGCTCTGGCGACCGGGCCGGAACTGGTCGTGCTCGTCACCGACGGGTACGAGAATCGGCTGTCCGGTGACCTGGCGCGGGTGGTGGCGACCCTGCCGCGCCTCGGGATCGATACCCCGATCGTGTTGTGCCGCAGCATGTTCACCGGCCGCGACGATCTGACCCTGCGCAATCCGGCTCCGGCGCTGCCGTGCCTGGACTTCTGGCACCAGGACGATTTCGCCGGACTGCTGCCCCGGCTGTTCGCCCACTGCGCGGACGGCCGGGACTGGATCCACGCCGCCGTGCGGCACCGCCTCGACCATCGGCTGGAAGGAGTTCGGCCGTGA
- a CDS encoding nuclear transport factor 2 family protein: MLDEQTVQKLLWHWDEGWNSGDLDTIMSPFATDVLFSSPFVPKLTGDPARLALEGAGALRDYVRYALEHAPGIRYTIDGSYSGTDTLVIVYTCHNPDGSTRNGSDFMRVHADGTVAEWRCHYFREPEL, from the coding sequence ATGCTGGATGAACAGACCGTACAGAAGTTGTTGTGGCACTGGGACGAGGGCTGGAACTCCGGCGATCTCGACACGATCATGTCGCCCTTCGCCACGGATGTGCTGTTCAGCTCCCCGTTCGTGCCGAAACTCACCGGCGATCCCGCCCGGCTGGCCCTCGAAGGGGCCGGGGCGCTGCGCGACTACGTGCGCTACGCGCTCGAGCACGCACCCGGCATCCGCTACACGATCGACGGATCCTATTCCGGCACCGACACTCTCGTGATCGTCTACACCTGCCACAACCCGGACGGCAGTACCCGCAACGGATCCGACTTCATGCGGGTGCACGCCGACGGGACGGTGGCCGAATGGCGGTGCCACTACTTCCGCGAGCCGGAGCTGTAG
- a CDS encoding glucose 1-dehydrogenase has protein sequence MTHNGLRFDGKVALITGGSSGMGEATARRLRDEGARVVVTGRDESRLAAALGRLGPTVDGIRGDAVDLADLDALAAAVRERYGRLDVLFANAGVGAFQPIGEVTEEEFHRVVDTNFKAAFFTVQKLLPLLPDGAAIVINASFALHRGVPAAALYSASKAAVHNLTRTLAAELAPRRIRVNSVSPGYIDTPAFRAETSAAARAAIADTVAAGRVGTADEVAALVAFLASAEASYVNGQDFVVDGGLTAAVPGATM, from the coding sequence ATGACGCACAACGGGTTACGGTTCGACGGCAAGGTGGCGCTGATCACCGGGGGTAGCAGCGGGATGGGGGAGGCCACCGCGCGGCGGCTGCGGGACGAAGGGGCGCGGGTGGTCGTCACCGGCCGGGACGAGTCCAGGCTCGCCGCGGCCCTCGGACGGCTCGGCCCCACCGTGGATGGAATACGCGGTGACGCAGTCGATCTCGCTGACCTCGACGCGCTGGCCGCAGCTGTGCGTGAGCGGTACGGGCGGCTGGATGTGTTGTTCGCCAACGCGGGTGTCGGCGCGTTCCAGCCGATCGGGGAGGTCACCGAGGAGGAATTCCACCGGGTCGTCGACACCAATTTCAAGGCCGCGTTCTTCACCGTCCAGAAGCTGTTGCCGCTGCTACCGGACGGCGCGGCGATCGTGATCAACGCATCCTTCGCGCTGCATCGCGGCGTGCCCGCCGCTGCCCTGTATTCGGCATCCAAAGCGGCGGTACACAATCTGACCCGCACCCTCGCGGCCGAATTGGCGCCCAGGCGAATTCGGGTCAACTCGGTGAGCCCCGGCTACATCGACACTCCGGCTTTTCGTGCCGAGACCTCCGCCGCGGCGCGGGCCGCCATCGCGGATACGGTCGCCGCGGGTCGTGTCGGTACCGCCGACGAGGTGGCGGCGCTGGTCGCCTTCCTCGCCTCTGCCGAGGCGTCGTACGTGAACGGACAGGACTTCGTCGTCGACGGCGGACTGACCGCGGCCGTCCCGGGTGCGACGATGTGA